The following are encoded in a window of Gavia stellata isolate bGavSte3 chromosome 17, bGavSte3.hap2, whole genome shotgun sequence genomic DNA:
- the LMO2 gene encoding rhombotin-2, which yields MLLFVLLNPQESRGNPVNVIGGRRGNSAGEKAPRADSLCGGRSHHRHATKEQSLPMSSAIERKSLDPSEEPVDEVLQIPPSLLTCGGCQQNIGDRYFLKAIDQYWHEDCLSCDLCGCRLGEVGRRLYYKLGRKLCRRDYLRLFGQDGLCASCDKRIRAYEMTMRVKDKVYHLECFKCAACQKHFCVGDRYLLINSDIVCEQDIYEWTKINGMI from the exons ATGCTGCTGTTTGTATTGCTAAATCCCCAGGAGTCCA GAGGAAATCCTGTGAATGTCATtggggggcggagggggaaCTCAGCTGGTGAAAAGGCTCCGAGAGCAGACAGCCTTTGCGGGGGCAGATCCCACCACAGGCACGCTACAAAGGAACAATCCCTGCCAATGTCATCGGCCATCGAGAGGAAAAGCCTCGATCCTTCCGA GGAGCCGGTGGATGAAGTCCTCCAAATTCCCCCGTCGCTGCTGACATGCGGCGGTTGCCAGCAGAACATCGGGGACCGCTATTTCCTGAAAGCCATCGATCAGTACTGGCACGAAGACTGCCTCAGCTGCGACCTGTGCGGGTGCAGGCTCGGAGAGGTGGGGAGACGGTTGTATTACAAACTGGGCagaaagctctgcagaagggACTATCTCAG gCTCTTTGGCCAAGATGGCCTCTGTGCCTCCTGCGACAAGCGAATCCGGGCTTACGAGATGACCATGCGGGTGAAGGACAAAGTGTATCACCTTGAATGCTTCAAATGTGCTGCCTGccagaaacatttctgtgttGGGGACAGGTACCTCCTCATCAACTCGGACATAGTATGTGAACAGGACATCTACGAGTGGACTAAGATAAATGGAATGATCTAG